ttttctttgtgtgtgtgtatagttggCACGTTAATGCCATGAACACATTGACTTTGTGATAATATGCTATACACAACTTGAGTCAAGGTCAGCTACTCCACTGTGAGCCAAAAATTCCTGTTTTGACTCTATAtctataacttttttctttttttttcacagtgtttgcctttaaaacaaatatataccaCTGTGCAGCCCATTTAGGTGCAGTGTAAGAAGAAAAAAACTATAGTTCAGAAAATACTGTTGCTGGAATAAATGTTTGACATATGGATTTTAAGAGTCATAACTGAGGAGTTTTTAAATTTAGAAATGATAGTGAAAGCTTTGATCAGaatcacaattgttttttttttaatccccttttctccccaatttggaatgcccaattccaaatgcgctctaagttctcgtggtggcacagtgactcgcctcaatctgggtggcggaggacgaatctcagttgagacagtcaatccgcgcatcttatcatgtggcttgttgatcgCGTTACCGCgaagacgtagcgcgtgtggaggcttcacgctattctccacggcatccacgcacaactcaccatgcgccccaccgtgagcgagaaccacattatagcgaccacgatgtGGTtaactcatgtgactctaccctccctagcaaccaggccaatttggttgcttaggagacctggctggagttactcagcacgccctggattcgaactcgtgactccaggggtggtagtcagcgtcaatacttgctgaactacccagAATCCCCCCAGAATCACTATTTTTAGTAGTCATGACATACTTATCAGACAACTAATTTCAGGAGCAGTCACAGTCCTAATCTGCATAGGCCTATTTTCATCAAGGCAAAGTATTCTGATATAATACAAAACTGACAAAATAACCACATGCTTGAGGAACAAAAGTGAAGAAgacttatttatttgatttacttTATGCCTGTTTGTGTGACCAGACATTTTGTAGAATACTGTCTTAAACTGTAATCTGATCAGACTtcttgcatgcaaaaaaaaaaaaaaaaaaaaaaaaaaaaaaaaaatgtaatatggtGGTTTTAATACATTGTAACAAATGAAGCAAGTAAAAAACTGTCTATAGCTCatatatttttcatcaaaatatttGTGTAAGCTTCATTACTTTAGGCTTGGTCAGTTTTTGAGTTGTAGTTTATTTCTTAACAAAAGGTTTGCTCACAACTTATGTTCAAGAAAATCTATTAATATGCATGAGCAGCAACAATTTTGCTTGTGTCTGCTCAGCTGTTCTCCAAATCATTCAGCAACGCATCACTTTCCCAGCGGCTGGAACAGACTGTtcttgttgtcatggcaactggCTTTTTCCTCCGGACCAAAACGGAACAGAAttcttgctctttttttttttttattctgaaagAAGTACAACAAGCCTAAAAATGCTGCCACTCTGTGGTAAAAACATCATGATGGTTTTGGATTTGAAAACATCCTGTAAATGCAGCATGAAAAGTAAGcaactaaattaatttaattctgcATATTATACAGCTCAATCAGTACAGCTGTGAGGAGtgcaaaatatatttgtataatataatataaaaataaataaaataattctaagtcattttaattcaataataaatataagAAGAATaagtatataaataataacaataataaaataataacatacatggtaattaattaattattattaatttactacTTTCATGACAATATattattatgatatatatatatatatatatatatatatatatatatatatatatatatatatatatatatatatataaaataataattattattaattattaatattattgttgacAAATATATCTTGCACTCCTGACAGCTGTGGTGATTGAGctgtttaataaatatatatataatatatgtaatataatgtaatataataatgaataaatataatatttcttctaattagtagtaatattacaatagtaataataataatagatattattattaattaattattgttattagtatATTAAAAGCATACTTCTTATATtagaatatattattttatataaaataataaaacattaattattaatacctttattattaatataatataatataatataatacaggtactttcaaatttaaatattgaactttGGAGCAAAGTTCTGGCCAAGAGTAATAAAACTCGTTCATTTTCGACCTGTTCTGCCTGATTCTACATCTACATAACCCCGCCCACTCATCGTTGCTCGTACGCACAACAAACCAATGAACTGAATCCAACAAATTTATGCGAGGAAGTAAGTGAAAGTTGATACACTTGATTCGTTGGTTCTGGACATTTCCACCTTCTGTGATTGGTCAGACCCGATTCCTTGAGAAAATTGATTACTTTCATAAGCGAATCAACGAGCAGAACCTGTTTTTTGGTTTCGTGTGATTGGTTGATCTTTGCAAACCCCGCCCCCGCCGGACTTAACCATCACGTTAGTCTGCCACTCTTTGCTCTTTCCATCCCTTCAGCAGTTTTCAATCTGCGCTGCTGACTACACATACTAATAGTACTGACGCGACCTACCACGCGACAAACTACTGTGAATTCAGGCGCAAAAAACATCGAAGCCTCTGCATTGATCAGTATACACGCGAAGAATTAGCACCGCGCGCGATCGTCTATGAAAGTGTACAGCGCGCGAGCCGCACACAGGGGTGCAGATGTAAGGGAATATACCTGCAGACAACAGCTGCCACACTGATGACAGAGCAAGGGGGAAGTCAGTTAACCAGCTAACCACCCAAAGCTATACTCCGACTGTCAGGCAGGTAAATGATCGTCGATTTGGACGGTTCAACCACAACGTGCGACTCAAGCTTCTGAACGGAGCCGTCCGCTACAGAAAGTGTTTCGCAGATTGCACAGTAAGCCTAACATAAATATTGGCTGATGTTCCTTGAGTGTCAGGTCTAGCATATGGCACACTGGCATTCTGGGGTGACTTCCTTACATACCGCCTCTCATACCGTCAGTTTATGCTTTATgttctctcttttcccctctccGACTGTGCTAGAATATGAGGAGGGTGACAGTGCGCTGTGTTGCCCGGCTCTTCCTCGCGGCGTTGTGGCTGCTGGTGGAAGAGTGTCGGGCTGAGAGCGGGGCCCCGAGTCTGGCTGACAGAGTCATCTGGGCTGTGAACTCCGGCGGGGACGCGCACACAGACGTGCACGGCATTCATTATAAAAAAGATCCACTGGAAGGAAAAGTGGGGAAAGGTGAGTACTTGAGTGTGACGCTGTGAGTATTCCATGcttaaaaaacagctaaaaccagcctaagatttAGAATAAATAAAGAATTTAAAGAGTGGATGGTATTAAAGTTAGTTAATAAGTTGCACTAATTGCACTTTGATTATTGTGTGAAGAATAAATCAATCATACTGTGTAGTAATAATGAAGGGAGCAACTGGTTTTTGGTTTATCTGGCCCAGTAGTAGTAGCAGCTGGTTATTAGGGCTGTTGAACATATCAGGAAGTGGCTGTCACTCGAAATGTGATGACTGTCACTTCCTGAGTCAGATACGAAATGCGGCATGCATGCACATGTCAAGGCCTATGAAATCCATTTGAAAGCTCCATAAAAACATCAAGAACTGCGGGTGACTGTCAGATTTCACATTATTGCGTCAGTGTTGCCAGAAAACTACCACGGTTTCAAATACACCACTTAATTTTCCGCTCTGCACTTTATTAGCTTTTAATAGATTTTGGAGCTAAAATGAGGCTGCTTCTTAAATGAGGTTTTAAAGCCGTGCTCTCATTTGACATTTTATCAGAATGCTATGAAACACAAACTGGCATGTACATCTGCTCCCACACTCACCTTCTGGCTCTGCTGGCATTCTGTTTTCTCATCTCCAGCATCAGACTATGGTGTTCGGTTGCCTATACTGCGCTCCAGTCCAGAGGATCAGATTCTCTACCAGACAGAACGCTACAATGAGGATACATTTGGATATGAAGTGCCCATCAGGGAAGAGGGAGACTACATACTGGTCATGAAATATGCTGAGGTTTACTTCGCTCAGTCTCAACAAAAGGTGAGAATTTCCATCACGCCACTTGCGACACTGGTGAAAACGCACACAGACCTCCTGTTTACGCCTGGTATTTAGATCTGTTTCGGTTGATCTGAACTCAAGTGAAAAGAGTCAGGCGTAaacggggtccaaaactttttgtgatccaatcactcaaaccacattcagaggTTGTCGAAAAAGCATGTATTGCAAACATGGTCTTTTCAGTGTGAATGGCAATCAGTCCTGATGCCTACCAGATAACATCAAGGGACCACTTGTAAATCATCCACTGTGCTTAAACAAGGGCTTTAAACTTTGCTGTTTACgtatggctttaaaaggaaataaccgtatGAATGAAAAATTTGGAAAAGCCTATCCGTGTATGCATACATTCACACACAAGACTTACAGAAATTGTTCAGTTTTCCTTGCAGCAACATGCAGTGATGCAGATCATTTGGAGAGTGCACAacattttttgtgctttattaacaTGCAGTAACACTTGCCGAACTAGTAAATGGAGgttgatagtggattttgctgataccaataactaaggaaGTGGTAAATGCAGATAACCGACTAATCgggcaatatttttttaatcgatttattgaatgttaaaaaaaattatcttcttAATCTTTCCATACTGTGACAGGCACTGACATAGAAGCTGCAAGAGTCcagaagatttggtgcatattgcaagatttttaattataaacaagcctgaaattcactgaggtatcatattttgaaatgtctgtgcttccagctcacaaaaacacacaagggAAACAAAGCGTGCACTCTgacaatcatctacaatgtattacaatagaatcactattatgtaaacattgtcatatgggataataaaatattgtatgcaatgtttgaaattaacacccgccaactTGCCAAATGTGGGTAAAAATTGGCAGTGGCGGTTAACTCCATCACTTgtactagccactttggcgggtgacgtttcagggtttttcctgcatctAAATTTTGCCGACTTGGAGCCACGCTCCCTAAGCAAATTTAATGGTATTCATGCCATCTCATAACTCACATGTGCATACGTGTGGGACGAATGAAGCGTGCTTTCGTGTGAACGCCGCAGCGCACATCAGCGTGCTTCACAGATAAGTTCGCCAGAGCTCTTGGACCGCACAGAGCGAAATTTGTGCAATTCAGTCAGGCTTCACTCGACATCGCGGCGGCAGGTGGAGACCACAAAACGTATGTGACCTACCTAATATCTACtgagaacattctagtataaatCTCTATATGGAGAAACTCAAACCTCTCAAACAAATAGGCAGCCCCTACATTATCAACAGCGCTGACGAGGTAAAGAGGAGACAAATACATatcatcagtttttaaaatacacatcattctTACTAAAAGTTTAATATTAAATCAATTAGGGCTAAACTattacactttatttttattacaactgtgaaagttgtagttgcAGGTTCtacatgtgtttaggctattagtatttttataacatatatataatttttttttgtttttttttagttttttttttagaaaagactatcAAGACTATATTAGCCTAGCCAAATtaatgtggagccatccatggtcttacctgtgttactggccttatcattacaaatgccactgttaaacaatgctAGAAGTAGAACAATGGTAAATTTAATGTAGGGGTTAAAACTTTCATGAATTATAGACAAATTATTAacctgttctatcctactccttTTCTAACTGGAtgtgtttgccttcagatatcctaaaggtgacttaaatcattaggccttTGTCCTGCTAAACTAATATAATTCTCGTtccaataaaatgtccaaacaaatgcatgcagttacagtctccagttaactTTATCCCTTTTTGTGAGGCGGGGGACCTTGAAATAGCTAGTGACCTTGAAAATTACCAGCCACAGTGGccagtgagccaaaaagttaatttcaaaccctgattgTATGAGCACTGCAGTAATTAAccaacagtagatcatcagcgtTCAATTGTCAAATGTGTCTTTTAGTAACATTTTGCGTTAATAATCATGAATTAGTCCATAAACGGTGATGGTGACAGAGTATTGGCTCTGTTACAgtaattttatgtaaaaattcaccaaattaagctttttgtagCATATACAGTTTGTTCACTAGAATAAGGGTtatggccacagaggaacacggaggaataataattaaaaaaaaactatctcCGTCagtttttgcagataactgataattccaaaaagcaactgtccacaccaattaatcggtaaaaccgatttaGCGGTCaactagaggtcttcacgggtccaccctGACCCGAGATCCGACCCGGGACCTGTGCGGATTCGGATCCATATTTTATACGGTCAGCTGGGTCCGGGTTGGGCCCCATTCTATTGCTGCGGGTcccgggtctgtttaacattatgtaTAATACCCGAGTCGATCCAAGAAGACCCGGCCTTTGATCAGACAGCGCTGATGATGGtggtgctgtgtgtgtatgttgtaatTTGCAACActgtaaaattaggatgagaaagtgcaggccgggaaataaggtgaaaaacggAGCTGAGCCACAATCGAGTGACGCAGAGTTAAGGCACAtgatagcaaattagcaatgctaacgttagcagccgtggcaatgaacgagcaatcattattatagttcaaaagggcaaacagtcaAAGTTATCTTATGTGAGATACAAAAcaactgcaaagctgattctaaacaagtcgcGTTTGTCATTCGTCACCGTGACAGCAAGTAGACTTTTGAAGTGGATTAGCTATGTTGCTTCAAccagcaagagaggaatcacagaaaacctggaggtattttaccaactttcttggcaaggaggatggattatatgcgtCATGGCCAGGAACAGGGGAGAAGGCTATTAACGTTccattaggtaagacacaaagttttgttttcacaacttgtaaattaacttgttaatagcaagCAGCTGTGAAACCGGTGTCAATCGGGTCTGTCTCTCCCGGCCGGGTCcgggtcccagctttcaaataatagacgggtccggCATTTCTTGGTTCTGCATGGGTAcgggtccaagctttcaaataatagacgggtccAGTTCGGGTCTGGGTAGTACATTTCTGGTTCTCTGTGTTCGGGCACGAAtttttggacccgtgaagacctcaaCGGTCAACCTCTCCACTAGTAAATAATACATGCAGTCATGAAATCGGAAATCCAATCAGAAGTGGTCACAGGTGACACGTGTTACTTCAAGAAGGAAACGCCGATCGGTCACGCCTGACCACTTGTGGTCgtatcacagaaactgatattaaTACCAGGTGAAAACAGGGCCTTTCTTTGTAGTTTTTGGTTGTTGATATTTGAACAGGTTGATGTTTAATGATTAATTAGTTTATGATTCACAGTTTAGGATTACTTCTATTTAATTTTGCTTTTAGCTCTTTGTCTCATCTACTACTATTTTTTTCCTGTCTTTTCTTGTCTTTTAAAACTCTGTTTGCTTTTCTCAGGTTTTTGATGTGCGTTTGAATGGCCATGTTGTGGTGAAAGATCTGGATATCTTTGACCGTGTTGGTCACAGCACAGCTCATGATGAAATTGTGCCATTCTCGATAAAAAGAGGAAAACTGAGCGTGCATGGGGAAGTTTCCACTTTTAATGGGAAACTCATGGTAGAGTTTGTAAAGGTAAGAGTCACCCTTTTTTATATTACTGAATAACTGAAAACAATTTGTCTTTTGATATGGAAGTGCTTTTTCTGTGCTAATTTTTCAGCATTTTATGGGTACACCATGTGCAAaatttttatatatgtacatgtaccttgtaatgtgctctagagagaagtttttgttccaaggagctaggaccatcctgagctgagatattgaggtttccatAAACatctgtataaccaaaatttgtcgtgcgccatgacacaaagatggccgctGTGGTTAAATCAagtaaaatatatacttttatatatacactatataaaataaaaatatatagttaattaaacatcagtactgtttagtatcagtcaaatgctgactatattaatactgcagagtcaagataaacagcggcagtggtgttgcaccatattctgctatataagttcaggggaaactttcaacggtggaaaaccagacttttaaatattacattttataaatgcaatgactggaattgttcggttgaagggggtaccaaactgtgaatcctaaacaaaacagtttggtgaatacatgtttacacattagcttccactcagctgacaacaatgaaagtatctacgtgattagctagttagctataagctcgtcgtcacggagagtaaaagacgatgttatttattttactttccagcattgtgtctcaccaactaggtgacagtgtagcgtgaaatcaacattcaacagacacaatccaccaccgcaccattgtctgctgagctacaAAAAGATGCACTGATGTTTACCTTttaatctgctacattactgactgcatgACAAACTATACCTgcctaacagcaaacagacatgagtgacatggttgtcagggacaaggttaacgttacattagttatattgaaaagggaaaatgatggggtcattgtttaagtttccagtatgtatttaacagactagttaacaacttcCGTGATGACAccactgaactccgccctgtctgcagagccaccatcagttcagctctgtaaacaatggagtccgAGCACGTTCTTCTGGACAAagtacgctatgacaccaattctaaagcattgttttctgcattataagttctgaaaaaaagttttcatatcggcgcatatctgtaaaatatacggcgataccgatatatcggtgaaaggctgaTATCGGCAGACCGATGTATCGGTCGTGCACTACAACCTATGTTGGACCACTTGAGAAGTATGAACCCAATAGACATTGGTTTCTGCTTCAGCGCTCTAAAATCTATAAAGCAAACACATCTCTTTGGGTAGTAACTATTGAATTATTTTCAGTTGAATAAACTAGACTTGGATCAATGTAACAAGCCCTTTTATTCTTGTTTGCTCTCACAGAACATTAATAGTTTGTTAGAAAATTATAGTCTTATTATAGTTCTTCATGTTTTTAAGAAGAGAAATTCTGTCTAAACTAATTGTGGACGCTTGGAGCAGTTCTTATTTTACTAGTGCTATTATATTGATTATTTCAAAGCTTCTGCTTTTTTCTTATGTAAACAGCAAACATGTTTTGCTTGTGGGGTTTCTGTCAGCGATTAATCTCTGAGGAACGGTGTACATTGAGCATGGCGACAATCCAGAGCCTGGATGACAATAATCGATATGGGGAAGCAGTACACATTAACTTGTCTGTCAGTCACTGCATaaatcatcatatttatttttagttcTTTTGATGTTTTATGAGTATATTAGAACTGTTTACAGAGTTTTTGTTTGATTGGGTTGCATAACTTGTTATTAGTTTAATCCATGTTCATTGAGAGAAGAATACAGCCAAATAGAGTTCTGTAAGCTTTAGCGATAGTATTGAGAAGTAGTTGTTGttgcataaaatgaaaatatttatattagggatgcaccaatatgaaatttttggcgggaaaaaaaaaaaccctacagTTTTTGCCAATagtgatattttgccacttaccttattttgtcatcagttcactgttttgcttaggaatttttttttttttaatttacaaagaggcacaaaagctttttttattgttctaataataaattATTCCCATCGAACATGTATTGGATCTGTTAAACACATGACAGGCTAAAATTTTAGAGATCCAGCCAAAATTAAAGATATATAAAAGATAAAGACATTTCTAAAAATCATAgaatgatgattgatgtgaaaacAGGCTTGTTTTGTACTGCTAAAGcatttttgcacttttgtttttgcagtttaaaacaacagaacTTTTTATAACAGAAcaattttacatgtatgtactgGATATgatagaacatttaaaaaaatcatattatgcatatgttgggcaattccatggaaatgCCAACcatatcatggaaaaataaaaagttttaacaaatggaacaaaaTGGCCTTTTAAATTCTATCGTAGTGTAATGGATATTGCCGTCCAGACCGgtagagggtgccgcttgctcGCACAGCGCTGACTGAAACACTGAAATGCACACTACATTTTAAaagcagccttttaaggtttagtaatcgtgcTAGACCatattgcaattttaatcttCAGTCAATCAGTCGTGCAGctttaatggataccatactAATGATTCAGAAGTAAATGTGAGTCaaagtgttttagatggttttacctcatcatgtataggtGACTTTTATAACTGCCACTTCTGTAACACTGGTTTGTCCTcaatgtgagaacgagaaagaataaaaataaaatattacatgttcttagtagTGCCAACCCTTCAAAAAATGttggctatcattatttctggagtTTTTACAAAG
This sequence is a window from Myxocyprinus asiaticus isolate MX2 ecotype Aquarium Trade chromosome 33, UBuf_Myxa_2, whole genome shotgun sequence. Protein-coding genes within it:
- the LOC127424326 gene encoding malectin-like, which codes for MRRVTVRCVARLFLAALWLLVEECRAESGAPSLADRVIWAVNSGGDAHTDVHGIHYKKDPLEGKVGKASDYGVRLPILRSSPEDQILYQTERYNEDTFGYEVPIREEGDYILVMKYAEVYFAQSQQKVFDVRLNGHVVVKDLDIFDRVGHSTAHDEIVPFSIKRGKLSVHGEVSTFNGKLMVEFVKGYYDNPKVCALYVMKGKLEDVPKLQPHPGLEKREEEEEEEDEGEGGEGEKKSASTAPKNLVRSGPRTPNPYAADNSSLMFPILVAFGVFIPTLFCLCRL